A window of the Halolamina sp. CBA1230 genome harbors these coding sequences:
- a CDS encoding MarR family transcriptional regulator — MPISADRFESIDDEEGPTPGTNAHEILSFLEVHADEAFTQSEIAEATGINRGSVGPTLSRLHTDGRVDHKGIYWRISDHARSVDAAASHANEAAASREDEPMAYDEWQEHAVDPRNDRE; from the coding sequence ATGCCAATCAGCGCGGATCGGTTCGAGTCGATCGACGACGAGGAGGGGCCGACGCCGGGGACGAACGCACACGAGATCCTTTCGTTCCTTGAGGTCCACGCCGACGAGGCGTTCACCCAGAGCGAGATCGCAGAAGCGACCGGGATCAACAGAGGCTCCGTCGGGCCGACACTCAGCCGGCTCCACACGGACGGACGCGTCGATCACAAGGGGATCTACTGGCGGATCAGCGACCACGCCCGGAGCGTGGACGCAGCGGCGAGCCACGCGAACGAGGCCGCTGCGAGCCGCGAGGACGAACCCATGGCGTACGACGAGTGGCAGGAACACGCAGTCGATCCCCGGAACGACCGTGAGTGA
- a CDS encoding GNAT family N-acetyltransferase codes for MEIRQLSFEAWGDALPSSGFEVFHTPAALRVLDAHASGELRLYGGFKGDRPIGLFPVVVQDRAVGRAVLSPPPGFSIPRLGPLVMPASPKRRKREKVNSEFTAAVLDDLDADGSLTVFRAVCPTSYPDPRPFVWADLSLDTSFTYRLAVDEDTDALQSSFSKSLRREIRDAEELAVTVERGGTDPVERIYDRTQERYAEQDRGFTLDRSYVTDLTDALAAEDRCRTYVARDADGEFLSGVVVLYSNDAAYFWLGGTRTVHEGTGVNGLLHWRIIEDIAAGEPRDSVDTYDLMGANTERLCRYKSKFGASLAPYYALESNGAGMAAAKTAYRLVSR; via the coding sequence ATGGAGATCCGACAGCTCTCGTTCGAGGCGTGGGGCGACGCCCTCCCCTCGAGTGGGTTCGAGGTGTTCCACACCCCGGCGGCGCTGCGCGTTCTCGACGCCCACGCGTCGGGCGAACTCCGGCTCTACGGCGGCTTCAAGGGCGACCGCCCGATCGGCCTGTTCCCGGTCGTCGTCCAGGACCGGGCAGTCGGTCGCGCGGTGCTCTCACCCCCGCCGGGGTTCTCGATCCCGCGGCTGGGCCCGCTGGTGATGCCCGCAAGCCCGAAGCGTCGCAAGCGCGAGAAAGTGAACAGCGAGTTCACGGCTGCCGTCCTCGACGATCTCGACGCCGACGGCTCGCTCACGGTGTTCCGGGCGGTCTGCCCGACCAGCTACCCCGATCCGCGGCCGTTCGTCTGGGCGGACCTCTCGCTCGACACGTCGTTCACCTACCGGCTCGCGGTCGACGAGGACACCGACGCGCTGCAGTCCTCCTTCAGCAAGAGCCTCCGGCGGGAGATCCGCGACGCCGAGGAGCTGGCCGTCACCGTCGAGCGCGGCGGAACCGACCCCGTCGAACGGATCTACGACCGCACGCAGGAGCGCTACGCCGAGCAGGACCGCGGCTTCACGCTCGATAGGTCGTACGTGACCGACCTCACCGACGCGCTGGCCGCCGAGGACCGCTGCCGGACGTACGTTGCCCGCGACGCCGACGGCGAGTTCCTCTCGGGCGTGGTCGTGCTGTACAGCAACGACGCCGCCTACTTCTGGCTCGGCGGCACCCGAACGGTCCACGAGGGGACGGGCGTCAACGGGCTGCTCCACTGGCGGATCATCGAGGACATCGCCGCCGGGGAGCCCCGGGACAGCGTCGACACGTACGACCTGATGGGCGCAAACACCGAGCGGCTCTGCCGATACAAGAGCAAGTTCGGCGCGTCGCTGGCGCCGTACTACGCGCTCGAGTCCAACGGCGCGGGGATGGCCGCCGCCAAGACAGCCTACCGGCTGGTGAGTCGATGA
- a CDS encoding polysaccharide deacetylase family protein — MSENPPDAGDYPGLAGDERPIPEGHEFVLLLTHDVDRPYKTYQAPYYALRDGENRRHHLASLLPWREPYWQFDTVMAVEESLGVRSAFYFLQEQRIWERPAREWLSPRAWQLFGGRYSLSDPEIRAVVETLDDGGWEVGLHGSYESPRDRDRLRTELAAVEDALGDEAVGGRQHYLNLAVPETWRHYRALGLRYDTSLGSSEEVGFAHGYGLKRPFDDEFVVFPLTIMENALPDPGDSFETAWTVCDDLLEEAARNDAVMSVLWHPRVFSVDDFPGYGRLYRRLVQSALDRGAWVGSPAEFYEAVDLGQPGDAAEPRESDQRSGPLCRRLRPPRRQSTDRGSERWRTRSGAGCR, encoded by the coding sequence ATGAGCGAGAACCCGCCTGACGCCGGCGACTACCCCGGGCTCGCTGGCGACGAGCGACCGATCCCTGAGGGCCACGAGTTCGTCCTCCTGCTCACCCACGACGTGGACCGGCCGTACAAGACGTACCAGGCGCCGTACTACGCGCTACGCGACGGCGAGAACCGACGCCACCACCTCGCGTCGCTGCTCCCGTGGCGGGAGCCGTACTGGCAGTTCGACACCGTGATGGCCGTCGAGGAGTCCCTGGGCGTGCGGTCGGCGTTCTACTTCCTCCAAGAACAGCGCATCTGGGAGCGGCCCGCCCGGGAGTGGCTCAGCCCCCGCGCCTGGCAGCTGTTCGGCGGCCGGTACTCGCTGTCCGACCCCGAGATCCGCGCTGTCGTCGAGACGCTCGACGACGGCGGCTGGGAGGTCGGCCTCCACGGCTCCTACGAGTCGCCGCGGGACCGCGACCGACTCCGGACCGAACTCGCGGCCGTCGAGGACGCGCTGGGCGACGAGGCCGTCGGCGGCCGCCAGCACTACCTCAACCTCGCGGTGCCGGAGACCTGGCGCCACTACCGTGCGCTCGGCCTGCGCTACGACACCAGCCTCGGCTCCAGCGAGGAGGTCGGGTTCGCCCACGGCTACGGGCTGAAGCGCCCGTTCGACGACGAGTTCGTCGTGTTCCCGCTGACGATCATGGAGAACGCGCTCCCGGACCCCGGCGACAGCTTCGAGACGGCGTGGACGGTCTGTGACGACCTGCTCGAGGAGGCCGCGCGCAACGACGCCGTGATGTCGGTGCTCTGGCATCCGCGGGTGTTCAGCGTCGACGACTTCCCGGGGTACGGACGGCTCTACCGTCGGCTGGTGCAGAGCGCGCTGGACCGTGGCGCGTGGGTCGGGTCGCCCGCGGAGTTCTACGAGGCGGTCGACCTCGGTCAGCCCGGCGACGCTGCCGAACCACGGGAGTCCGACCAGCGATCAGGGCCGCTCTGTCGGCGGCTTCGTCCCCCCCGACGGCAGTCGACGGACCGAGGGAGCGAGCGCTGGCGAACACGGTCCGGGGCGGGCTGTCGGTAA
- a CDS encoding nitrous oxide reductase family maturation protein NosD, with amino-acid sequence MSQLPRTHRTLRVLVAVVAVFGGTVAVAPAAAASNATNGSAVDTALEQQRSPSPDANRIDFLEIRAVDDGEYAYRFRVDGYVQRTRVDDQVKSEANDRLRRNDDGTVTVIGTTGNGLSDAYVIVGEIVAFRKTEGESAGQLTLNGLELTVDELLNTETVEVVSRDDDEAVEYTIRARGSVERIRTEENVAGDVDDRITRNDDGTVTIRGVTDDQDGDAFRVRGEVLSFRQTGGESRFRLRLDGLDVDPETLEAGAGRFPGGGNDGGDGDDGDNDDGDDGNDGDDNGDDSNGRDVTRVRECTRIDDPGRYVLTSDLRNVDGDACVEIQASDVAFDGDGHRIDGVDAADSVGVAVGADDAIENVTVRDVELSDWDAGLRASARGGGSVTDVTVDGVTSASNRGFGVHLADVDEGRVLNTIVRNNGASGLLLDEPGPDSAAVGVHAAGNDGYGIVVFDAPDGTVVRDSRATGNGGTGIATSNGDQDTVIRDNVVRANGGDGLSLSDSADATVRGNVVRANGGSGLVGFDARDATVAGNDIRGNGAYGVELRHADRTTVRENEIRRNGDSGVILRRSHDNVIVRNVVCRNLAAMQIRAGADSTGNEVRNNRLSC; translated from the coding sequence ATGTCACAACTCCCACGCACGCACCGGACGCTCAGGGTTCTCGTCGCCGTCGTCGCCGTGTTCGGGGGGACAGTCGCCGTCGCCCCCGCCGCGGCTGCGAGTAACGCCACGAACGGGTCGGCGGTCGACACGGCACTCGAACAGCAGCGGTCGCCGTCGCCGGACGCGAACCGGATCGACTTCCTCGAGATCCGCGCCGTCGACGACGGCGAGTACGCCTATCGGTTCCGGGTGGACGGGTACGTCCAGCGCACGCGCGTCGACGACCAGGTGAAGTCCGAAGCCAACGACCGCCTGCGCCGGAACGACGACGGCACCGTCACGGTCATCGGCACCACGGGGAACGGGCTGAGCGACGCCTACGTGATCGTCGGCGAGATCGTCGCGTTCCGGAAAACCGAGGGCGAGTCCGCCGGGCAGCTCACCCTGAACGGGCTGGAGCTCACCGTCGACGAGCTGCTGAACACCGAGACCGTCGAGGTCGTCTCGCGCGACGACGACGAGGCAGTCGAATACACGATCCGGGCCCGCGGGAGCGTCGAACGGATCAGGACCGAGGAGAACGTCGCCGGCGACGTGGACGACCGCATCACCCGCAACGACGACGGGACGGTGACGATCCGCGGCGTCACCGACGACCAGGACGGCGACGCGTTCCGGGTCCGCGGGGAGGTGCTCTCGTTCCGGCAGACCGGCGGCGAGTCACGGTTCCGGCTCCGACTCGACGGGCTCGACGTCGACCCGGAGACGCTCGAGGCCGGGGCGGGGCGCTTCCCCGGTGGCGGGAACGACGGCGGTGACGGGGATGACGGCGATAACGACGACGGTGACGACGGCAACGATGGGGACGACAACGGTGACGACAGTAACGGCCGCGACGTGACTCGCGTCCGCGAGTGTACGCGCATCGACGACCCGGGACGGTACGTCCTGACGAGCGACCTCCGGAACGTCGACGGTGACGCCTGCGTCGAGATCCAGGCCAGTGACGTCGCGTTCGACGGCGACGGCCACCGGATCGACGGCGTCGACGCCGCTGACTCCGTCGGCGTCGCCGTCGGCGCCGACGACGCGATCGAGAACGTGACCGTGCGCGACGTCGAACTGAGCGACTGGGACGCCGGGCTCCGCGCCTCGGCCCGCGGCGGCGGGAGCGTCACCGACGTGACCGTCGACGGCGTGACCAGCGCCTCGAACCGCGGTTTCGGCGTCCATCTCGCGGACGTGGACGAGGGACGAGTTCTGAACACGATCGTTCGGAACAACGGCGCGAGCGGGCTCCTGCTCGACGAGCCCGGGCCGGACTCCGCCGCCGTCGGAGTCCATGCCGCCGGGAACGACGGCTACGGGATCGTCGTGTTCGACGCCCCCGACGGGACGGTCGTCCGGGACAGTCGGGCGACGGGCAACGGCGGCACCGGCATCGCCACCTCCAACGGCGATCAGGACACCGTGATCCGGGACAACGTCGTCCGCGCGAACGGTGGCGACGGGCTCTCGCTGTCGGACAGCGCGGACGCCACCGTGCGGGGCAACGTCGTCCGCGCGAACGGCGGGTCCGGCCTCGTGGGGTTCGACGCCCGCGACGCGACCGTCGCCGGGAACGATATCCGCGGGAACGGCGCCTACGGCGTGGAACTGCGCCACGCGGACCGGACCACCGTCCGCGAGAACGAGATCCGGCGCAACGGGGACAGCGGCGTGATACTCCGGCGCTCCCACGACAACGTGATCGTCCGGAACGTCGTCTGTCGGAACCTCGCCGCCATGCAGATCCGCGCGGGCGCCGACTCGACGGGGAACGAGGTCCGGAACAACCGTCTCAGCTGTTGA
- a CDS encoding DUF1059 domain-containing protein — protein MVRQFSCGDCAFMVRSDDDDELIEFVKQHADDAHGRRVADDDVRAGWEDAPMEADD, from the coding sequence ATGGTTCGACAGTTCAGCTGTGGCGACTGCGCGTTCATGGTTCGCTCCGACGACGACGACGAACTGATCGAGTTCGTCAAGCAACACGCCGACGACGCCCACGGGAGACGGGTGGCCGACGACGACGTGCGGGCCGGCTGGGAGGACGCCCCGATGGAGGCCGACGACTGA
- a CDS encoding alkaline phosphatase family protein, whose protein sequence is MTTITIGLDGANWDLIRDWLEEGRLPNLQRLIDDGVGGVSKSCLPPITVPNWKCYATGKNPGKLDVFRFDRIDTAEREHVFHDATDFRSAELWDYLNDEGLSAGVVNKPSTYPPKEIDGFVVAGGPDASETTYRSLDSGFATPPDVERFLREELDYRVHPNPMISPTEKGEAEIEAVLDLIDLRFEAADRLLDREDPDFLHLTVFYSMALQHYFWDGEPVRRAWERIDEHLGRFLGDGHDILVMSDHGTWHVDTVFYLNAWLAQEGYLATERGVDELLGKAGFTKERALAAAKALGMTETLANVVPERVQRLVPWEEGVKRDRVLSVLDWEETTAVASNQGPIYLTLPRDHPDYETVRTELIEKLEALTHPETGQPIVKAVYRGEEYYHGPYAENAPDLLLDQGENVHVSDAVGPDDPIADEGVWAGGNMPEGVFLFSGPSFRSAGLGERASITDLTPTLLHAMGAAVPEDLDGEVLDVFAPGTQAAERAVEYRTPLTGDRDGDDREEQRSSGSRTQSDDDEAVEQRLADLGYLE, encoded by the coding sequence ATGACTACGATCACCATCGGACTCGACGGCGCGAACTGGGACCTGATCCGAGACTGGCTCGAGGAGGGCCGGCTGCCGAACCTGCAGCGACTGATCGACGACGGCGTCGGCGGCGTCTCCAAGAGCTGTCTGCCGCCGATCACCGTCCCCAACTGGAAGTGTTACGCGACCGGGAAGAACCCCGGGAAGCTCGACGTGTTCCGGTTCGACCGCATAGACACCGCCGAGCGCGAACACGTGTTCCACGACGCGACCGACTTCCGCAGCGCGGAGCTGTGGGACTACCTCAACGACGAGGGGCTCTCCGCCGGCGTCGTGAACAAACCCTCGACGTACCCGCCGAAGGAGATCGACGGGTTCGTCGTCGCCGGCGGCCCCGACGCCTCCGAGACGACGTACCGCTCGCTCGACAGCGGCTTCGCGACGCCGCCGGACGTGGAGCGGTTCCTCCGCGAGGAGCTCGACTACCGCGTCCACCCGAACCCGATGATCTCGCCGACCGAGAAGGGCGAGGCCGAGATCGAGGCGGTGCTCGACCTGATCGACCTGCGGTTCGAGGCCGCCGACCGCCTGCTGGACCGCGAGGACCCCGACTTCCTCCACCTCACCGTGTTCTACAGCATGGCGCTCCAGCACTACTTCTGGGACGGCGAGCCCGTCCGGCGCGCCTGGGAGCGCATCGACGAGCATCTCGGTCGCTTCCTCGGCGACGGGCACGACATCCTCGTCATGTCCGACCACGGGACGTGGCACGTCGACACCGTGTTCTACCTCAACGCGTGGCTGGCCCAGGAGGGGTATCTCGCGACCGAGCGCGGCGTCGACGAACTGCTCGGCAAGGCCGGGTTCACCAAGGAGCGCGCGCTGGCGGCCGCCAAGGCGCTCGGGATGACCGAGACGCTGGCGAACGTCGTGCCCGAGCGCGTCCAGCGACTCGTCCCCTGGGAGGAGGGAGTCAAACGCGACCGCGTGCTCTCGGTGCTCGACTGGGAGGAGACCACCGCCGTCGCGAGCAACCAGGGCCCGATCTACCTCACGCTCCCGCGCGACCACCCCGACTACGAGACGGTGCGTACGGAGCTGATCGAGAAGCTGGAGGCGCTCACCCACCCCGAGACGGGCCAGCCGATCGTGAAGGCGGTGTACCGCGGCGAGGAGTACTACCACGGCCCCTACGCCGAGAACGCGCCGGACCTCCTGCTCGATCAGGGCGAGAACGTCCACGTCAGCGACGCGGTCGGCCCCGACGACCCGATCGCCGACGAGGGGGTCTGGGCCGGCGGCAACATGCCCGAGGGGGTGTTCCTGTTCAGCGGCCCCAGTTTCCGCTCGGCGGGACTGGGCGAGCGCGCGTCGATCACCGACCTCACGCCGACGCTGCTGCACGCGATGGGCGCGGCCGTCCCCGAGGACCTCGACGGCGAGGTGCTCGACGTGTTCGCGCCCGGCACCCAGGCCGCCGAACGCGCCGTCGAGTACCGCACGCCGCTGACGGGCGACCGCGACGGCGACGACAGGGAGGAGCAACGCTCCTCTGGCAGTCGGACGCAGTCCGACGACGACGAGGCGGTCGAACAACGACTCGCGGATCTCGGCTACCTGGAGTAA
- a CDS encoding flippase: MALVDRIARGVKASFGATLLDLASNAALVLILTRVLFTPAEYGQLNFTLSALGVVTVLATLGLPRSAARYVTEFTETDPGQVRYVIRRSAIFLTAMVALVAVATVVAGPAVVRLTNSLGVTDSAAVGGVLFVGAFYVAGRAYKSYLTTIFQGLNRVDWSATVTAVSSIARLPLVVGLVVLGFGVAGAVAGYVLAFALASLLGSYVVYTRFYREYDEASAASEGLTRRLLEYSVPLTATRGANVLDKKVDTLLLGVIVDMTAVGYYTVAKQVSDFVAAPASSFGYTISPALGEQSSKDRAERAASLYQQSLEYVLIGYVPALVGLVLVAEPTIRYVFGSDYLSSVLVLQVFSGFMLVNAINKVTSDGLDYLGRARSRAIVKSVTAVGNVCLNLLLIPQMGAVGAAVATVITYTVYTGSNVYFIVQELPIDLWRVVRLLGVVALVTVGMAAVVVGALPYVSGLPSLLGVVALGGGMWAALSVLGGLLSVKQVRDQLV; encoded by the coding sequence ATGGCGCTGGTCGATCGCATCGCCCGCGGCGTGAAAGCCAGCTTCGGCGCGACGCTGCTCGACCTCGCCTCGAACGCGGCGCTGGTGCTGATCCTCACCCGGGTACTGTTCACGCCCGCGGAGTACGGCCAGCTCAACTTCACACTCTCGGCGCTGGGGGTCGTCACCGTGCTCGCGACGCTCGGGCTCCCCCGCTCGGCGGCGCGGTACGTGACGGAGTTCACCGAGACCGACCCCGGACAGGTCCGGTACGTGATCCGGCGGTCGGCGATCTTCCTCACGGCGATGGTCGCGCTCGTCGCCGTCGCGACGGTCGTCGCCGGGCCGGCAGTCGTCAGGCTGACGAACTCGCTCGGCGTCACGGACTCGGCCGCCGTCGGGGGGGTGCTGTTCGTCGGCGCGTTCTACGTCGCCGGACGGGCGTACAAGAGCTACCTCACCACCATCTTCCAGGGGCTCAACCGCGTCGACTGGAGCGCGACGGTGACGGCCGTCTCCAGCATCGCCCGCCTCCCGCTGGTGGTCGGGCTCGTCGTGCTGGGGTTCGGCGTCGCGGGCGCCGTCGCGGGGTACGTGCTCGCGTTCGCGCTCGCGTCGCTGCTCGGCAGCTACGTCGTGTACACGCGGTTCTACCGCGAGTACGACGAGGCGTCGGCGGCCTCCGAGGGGCTCACCCGGCGGCTGCTGGAGTACAGCGTCCCGCTGACCGCGACGCGGGGCGCGAACGTGCTCGACAAGAAGGTGGACACGCTGCTGCTCGGCGTCATCGTCGACATGACCGCGGTGGGGTACTACACCGTCGCCAAGCAGGTGTCGGATTTCGTCGCCGCGCCGGCGTCCTCGTTCGGCTACACGATCTCGCCGGCGCTGGGCGAGCAGTCCTCGAAGGACCGCGCCGAGCGCGCAGCGTCGCTGTACCAGCAGTCCCTGGAGTACGTCCTGATCGGCTACGTCCCCGCGCTCGTGGGGCTCGTGCTCGTCGCGGAGCCGACGATCCGCTACGTGTTCGGTTCTGACTACCTCAGCAGCGTACTCGTGCTCCAGGTGTTCAGCGGCTTCATGCTCGTCAACGCGATCAACAAGGTGACCAGCGACGGGCTGGACTACCTCGGCCGGGCGCGCTCCCGGGCGATCGTCAAGTCGGTGACGGCAGTCGGAAACGTCTGTCTGAACCTGTTGCTGATCCCGCAGATGGGCGCGGTCGGCGCCGCGGTCGCGACGGTGATCACCTACACCGTCTACACCGGCTCGAACGTCTACTTCATCGTCCAGGAGCTCCCGATCGATCTGTGGCGCGTCGTTCGCCTGCTCGGCGTCGTCGCACTGGTCACCGTGGGGATGGCGGCGGTGGTGGTCGGCGCGCTCCCGTACGTCTCCGGCCTCCCGTCGCTGCTTGGTGTCGTCGCGCTCGGCGGGGGGATGTGGGCGGCGCTATCGGTGCTCGGCGGCCTGCTCAGCGTCAAGCAGGTGCGCGATCAACTCGTCTGA
- a CDS encoding NAD-dependent epimerase/dehydratase family protein gives MRRDRPHDDSITIPDRLHGATVLVTGGAGFVGSHLASALAEACEVRVVDDLSAGERERVPDGVTFVEGDVRETGALVPAADGVDYVFHQAGLSSVPESVRRPVESHGRNVDGTLAVLEVARENDARVVFASSAAVYGRPSTVPITEDEPADPTSPYGVDKLSADQYTRLYHERYGVETVALRYFNVYGPGQSAGVVGSFVDRARSDDPLTVEGDGDQTRDFVHVDDVVRANLAAATTDAVGRAYNVGTGESTRIDDLAATIRELADADVAVRHAEGRPADIQHSCADISRARGRLGFSPMVTLEDGLADMLAVSAARQ, from the coding sequence ATGCGACGCGACCGACCGCACGACGACTCGATCACGATCCCCGACCGACTCCACGGCGCGACCGTCCTCGTCACGGGGGGTGCCGGCTTCGTCGGGAGCCACCTCGCGAGCGCGCTCGCCGAAGCCTGTGAGGTGCGCGTCGTCGACGACCTCTCGGCTGGGGAGCGAGAGCGCGTCCCCGACGGCGTCACGTTCGTCGAGGGCGACGTCCGGGAGACGGGCGCGCTGGTGCCCGCCGCCGACGGCGTCGACTACGTGTTCCACCAGGCCGGGCTGTCGAGCGTCCCCGAGTCGGTCCGGCGTCCCGTCGAGAGCCACGGCCGCAACGTCGACGGCACGCTCGCCGTGCTCGAGGTGGCCCGCGAGAACGACGCCCGAGTGGTGTTCGCCTCCAGCGCCGCCGTCTACGGCCGTCCGTCGACGGTCCCGATCACGGAGGACGAGCCCGCCGACCCCACCTCGCCGTACGGCGTCGACAAGCTCTCGGCCGACCAGTACACGCGGCTCTACCACGAGCGCTACGGTGTCGAGACCGTCGCACTGCGCTACTTCAACGTCTACGGGCCCGGGCAGAGCGCGGGTGTGGTCGGCTCGTTCGTCGACCGTGCCCGGTCGGACGACCCGCTGACCGTCGAGGGTGACGGCGACCAGACGCGGGACTTCGTCCACGTCGACGACGTGGTCCGGGCGAACCTCGCGGCGGCGACGACCGACGCCGTCGGCCGCGCGTACAACGTCGGCACGGGCGAGTCCACGCGGATCGACGACCTCGCGGCGACGATCCGGGAGCTGGCGGACGCCGACGTGGCGGTCCGCCACGCCGAGGGGCGGCCGGCGGATATCCAGCACAGCTGTGCGGACATCTCGCGAGCCCGCGGCCGGCTGGGGTTCTCGCCGATGGTCACGCTCGAGGACGGGCTGGCGGACATGCTGGCCGTGAGTGCGGCGCGGCAGTAG
- a CDS encoding DUF354 domain-containing protein — MRLLVDVTHPAHVHLFRNAIEVLRRRGHEVRVVAREKDVTLDLLAAYGVDHVSLSRSRPGATGTVREWVGRAGGLLRLARSFDPDVVLSRLNPAAAYVSAALGAPNVVFHDTEVAGLLDRVTLPAAAVVATPAAFDRELPATHVRYRGFHELAYLHPARFEPDGDRLRAHDVDPDEPYSVVRLVAMDAHHDRGNEGVPAETVRRLVNELGDHGAVYVTSEAPLPDDLAEYAAPVPVDAMHDLLAFADCYAGDSSTMATEAAVLGTPSVRYNPLDGEMGNFEQLGEAGLVRSHRDPETAADSAVELVADPEAGKRWRRRRRHLLAEVVDPTAFAVALVEEVGE, encoded by the coding sequence ATGCGCCTGCTCGTCGACGTGACCCACCCGGCCCACGTCCACCTGTTCCGGAACGCGATCGAGGTCCTGCGGCGCCGCGGCCACGAGGTCCGGGTCGTCGCCCGCGAGAAGGACGTGACCCTCGACCTGCTCGCGGCGTACGGCGTCGATCACGTCTCGCTCTCGCGGTCGCGCCCGGGCGCCACGGGCACTGTCCGCGAGTGGGTGGGCCGGGCGGGCGGGCTGCTGCGGCTCGCCCGCTCGTTCGACCCCGACGTCGTGTTGAGCCGTCTCAACCCCGCCGCCGCGTACGTCTCCGCGGCGCTGGGCGCCCCGAACGTGGTGTTCCACGACACCGAGGTCGCGGGGCTGCTGGACCGCGTGACACTGCCCGCCGCGGCGGTCGTGGCGACGCCCGCAGCGTTCGACCGCGAACTCCCCGCCACGCACGTCCGGTATCGCGGCTTCCACGAACTCGCCTACCTCCACCCGGCACGGTTCGAACCCGACGGCGACCGACTCCGCGCGCACGACGTCGATCCAGACGAACCCTACTCGGTCGTCCGACTGGTTGCGATGGACGCCCACCACGACCGGGGGAACGAGGGGGTCCCGGCCGAGACGGTCCGGCGACTCGTCAACGAACTCGGCGATCACGGTGCGGTGTACGTCACCAGCGAGGCGCCGCTCCCGGACGACCTGGCCGAGTACGCCGCGCCCGTCCCCGTCGACGCGATGCACGACCTGCTCGCGTTCGCGGACTGCTACGCCGGCGACTCCTCGACGATGGCGACCGAGGCGGCCGTCCTCGGCACCCCGTCGGTGCGGTACAACCCCCTCGACGGCGAGATGGGCAACTTCGAGCAGTTGGGGGAGGCGGGGCTGGTCCGCTCGCACCGCGATCCCGAGACCGCGGCCGACTCGGCGGTCGAACTGGTCGCGGACCCCGAGGCAGGGAAGCGCTGGCGGCGGCGCCGTCGCCACCTGCTCGCGGAGGTCGTCGACCCCACCGCGTTCGCGGTCGCGCTGGTCGAGGAGGTGGGCGAATGA
- a CDS encoding glycosyltransferase, with amino-acid sequence MSEQLGDPSERSSESADLRVLNLVPSEESRFFQQQVETLEGLGVESTVLTVPADREYEDGETSGRSVLDYARLYPPTLAASFGDYDLIHANYGLTAPHALCQPNLPVVMSLWGTDLFGKYGRVSRLCARWADGVVVMSPAMADAIDRDVTVIPHGIDLERFQPEPPAAARERLGWDQDTYHVLFPYPPERAVKNYPRAQRVVDAAREQLDGPVTLQTVTGVPHEEMPTYLNAADALLLTSDHEGSPNAVKEALACNLPVVATDVGDVATRLDGLDHSHVGRSDAELADGLVDALRTDDRSRGRDAVREISREHTGEQLLALYREIVDG; translated from the coding sequence ATGAGCGAGCAACTGGGCGACCCGAGTGAACGGTCGAGCGAGTCGGCGGACCTGCGCGTCCTCAACCTCGTCCCCAGCGAGGAGTCGCGGTTCTTCCAGCAGCAGGTCGAGACGCTCGAGGGGCTGGGCGTCGAGAGTACGGTGCTCACGGTGCCCGCCGATCGGGAGTACGAGGACGGCGAGACCTCGGGACGTTCGGTGCTCGACTACGCGCGGCTCTACCCGCCGACGCTCGCGGCCTCGTTCGGCGACTACGACCTGATCCACGCCAACTACGGGCTGACCGCGCCCCACGCGCTCTGCCAGCCGAACCTTCCGGTGGTGATGTCGCTGTGGGGAACCGACCTGTTCGGCAAGTACGGTCGGGTGAGCCGGCTCTGTGCCCGCTGGGCCGACGGGGTCGTCGTCATGTCGCCGGCCATGGCCGACGCGATCGATCGCGACGTGACCGTCATCCCCCACGGGATCGATCTGGAGCGGTTCCAGCCAGAACCGCCCGCCGCCGCCCGGGAGCGACTCGGCTGGGACCAGGACACGTACCACGTGCTGTTCCCCTACCCGCCCGAGCGGGCGGTGAAGAACTACCCGCGGGCTCAGCGCGTCGTCGACGCGGCGCGGGAACAACTCGACGGGCCGGTGACGCTCCAGACGGTCACGGGCGTCCCCCACGAGGAGATGCCGACGTACCTCAACGCCGCCGACGCGCTGCTGCTGACCTCGGACCACGAGGGGTCGCCCAACGCGGTGAAGGAGGCGCTGGCCTGCAACCTCCCGGTGGTCGCGACCGACGTCGGCGACGTGGCGACGCGGCTCGACGGCCTCGACCACTCACACGTCGGGCGCTCCGACGCCGAGCTCGCGGACGGGCTCGTCGACGCGCTCCGGACCGACGACCGCTCCCGCGGCCGCGATGCGGTTCGGGAGATCAGCCGCGAGCACACCGGCGAGCAGCTGCTGGCGCTGTACCGCGAGATCGTCGACGGCTGA